The Pan troglodytes isolate AG18354 chromosome 7, NHGRI_mPanTro3-v2.0_pri, whole genome shotgun sequence genome has a window encoding:
- the SMIM18 gene encoding small integral membrane protein 18: MASSHWNETTTSVYQYLGFQVQKIYPFHDNWNTACFVILLLFIFTVVSLVVLAFLYEVLDCCCCVKNKTVKDLKSEPNPLRSMMDNIRKRETEVV; the protein is encoded by the coding sequence ATGGCTTCCAGCCACTGGAATGAAACCACTACCTCTGTTTATCAGTACCTTGGTTTTCAAGTTCAAAAAATTTACCCTTTCCATGACAACTGGAACACTGCCTGCTTTGTCATcctgcttttatttatatttacagtgGTATCTTTAGTGGTGCTGGCTTTCCTTTATGAAGTGCTTGACTGCTGCTGCTGTGTAAAAAACAAAACCGTGAAAGACTTGAAAAGTGAACCCAACCCTCTTAGAAGTATGATGGACAACATCAGAAAACGTGAAACTGAAGTGGTCTAA